A window from Tolypothrix sp. NIES-4075 encodes these proteins:
- a CDS encoding eCIS core domain-containing protein — protein MSQRSPLLDPIIAPCPNFSHKNQLQRQRDNGSSTNLSQESKPTEVPPVVHEVLSSPGHPLDSNTRSLMEVHLGHDFSQVQIHTDGQAAVSTKAVNALAYTVGQDIVFGADQYEPNTSKGQHLLAHELVHTLQQGTANQKEPSALGVTDPSDRTEQEAETAANGVTQNQPLPTMLSKAPTAAPKIARQPAPAPTASAAPASPPPANTWEADVNSAKAIADPTQRRDALVALVKKSLGTTYQVHVAGNSSPTQVDPKDYKMAPVINFDVNLNNKQSWPSKPGAPTRSLGAKNNAGYSFSSGADFYAVIGPEAVDPASPLITLMYAEHELYHTQHHLGKNATPGMSSDDQEVETWTQDFLKFFHQYLSIPLPARPAWSPLIEYYEKATPAAQQNSLNKLVNYYNQPPVPPTDVSKVQRAFHSWLNRRLKDSTTATKKLITDLDKTLPKLPSTTVTPAAPTPSAPTPPANP, from the coding sequence ATGAGCCAGCGATCGCCCCTGCTTGACCCCATTATTGCTCCATGCCCCAATTTTTCACACAAAAACCAGTTACAGCGCCAGAGGGATAACGGCAGTTCAACCAACCTTAGTCAGGAATCCAAACCGACAGAGGTGCCCCCTGTTGTCCACGAAGTATTGAGTTCTCCAGGTCATCCCCTCGACTCAAATACCCGATCGTTGATGGAGGTTCACTTGGGTCATGATTTTAGCCAGGTGCAAATTCATACGGATGGACAAGCAGCAGTCTCAACAAAAGCAGTTAACGCCCTAGCTTATACGGTAGGACAAGATATAGTCTTTGGAGCAGACCAGTACGAACCAAACACCTCTAAAGGGCAGCATCTGCTTGCCCACGAGTTAGTGCATACGCTTCAGCAAGGCACAGCAAACCAGAAGGAGCCAAGCGCATTAGGAGTGACAGATCCAAGCGATCGCACAGAGCAAGAAGCTGAAACAGCAGCCAATGGGGTCACACAAAATCAACCCTTGCCGACAATGCTCTCCAAAGCGCCCACAGCAGCGCCCAAAATTGCCCGCCAACCAGCCCCTGCACCCACAGCCAGTGCAGCCCCTGCTTCTCCTCCCCCAGCTAATACATGGGAAGCTGATGTCAACAGCGCCAAGGCGATCGCTGACCCAACTCAACGCCGGGATGCCCTTGTAGCGTTAGTCAAAAAATCTCTGGGGACAACTTACCAGGTTCATGTTGCAGGCAACAGTTCGCCTACGCAAGTAGACCCTAAAGACTACAAAATGGCTCCAGTGATTAACTTTGACGTTAACCTCAACAATAAACAGTCCTGGCCCAGTAAACCCGGTGCCCCAACGCGATCGCTCGGTGCTAAGAACAACGCTGGTTACTCTTTCAGTAGCGGGGCTGACTTCTATGCAGTGATTGGGCCTGAAGCAGTCGATCCAGCCAGCCCTCTGATTACTCTCATGTATGCAGAACATGAGCTGTACCACACCCAACATCACCTTGGAAAGAACGCCACCCCAGGGATGTCCTCAGATGATCAAGAAGTCGAAACCTGGACGCAAGACTTCCTAAAATTCTTCCATCAGTACCTGAGCATTCCGCTCCCGGCAAGACCAGCCTGGAGTCCTCTGATTGAGTACTATGAGAAGGCAACTCCTGCTGCCCAGCAAAACAGCTTAAATAAGTTGGTCAATTACTATAATCAACCCCCTGTCCCACCCACAGATGTCAGTAAAGTACAGCGTGCTTTCCACAGTTGGTTAAACCGCAGATTAAAAGACTC
- a CDS encoding ATP-binding protein, whose product MMTHWQQVNQRYLAAAIARIRQSLQRYIAQQQGTEPEIDAEPEDLAAIAATLPTPPALEKLTVAFQLTSFERDILVLCAGVELSASLGQLCSIIHSSPQLAYPTFSLTLAALPESHWSALTPVAPLRRWRLIEVSSGESLTQSRIRIDERVLHDLVGISYLDDRLQGWVTPISVLGQLPPSHRSLAEQMAKQWSDFQGSTLPVIQLCNREPGNENAFSIAAAACAPLGLQLYSLAAAAIPAAIAEREALARLWEREALLNPSVLLIDCAELDRTHRPTVLSFVETLQGIVILTRREPLQLATRGIIYLDVNPLSTTEQLELWQTALGTVDLNLDLNGELEGLVSQFKLNPLGIQSVCASVYSEVDSEDSPPESDRLWDACRQQSRSRLDDLAQFIRAIATWKDLVLPDPQKQLLQQIVAQVRQRIRVYETWEFAVRGSNGLGISALFAGASGTGKTLAAEVLAHELRLDLYRIDLSQVVSKYIGETEKNLRQVFDAAEASGAILLFDEADALFGKRSEVKDSHDRYANIEVSYLLQKMESYRGLAILTTNLKNAIDSAFLRRIRFVVQFPFPDAVQRIAIWRGMFSSKLPTVDLDFTKLARLNITGGNIRNIALNAAFLAANDGESLQMKHLLQAAQGEYAKLEKPFTEVEMGGWLR is encoded by the coding sequence ATGATGACCCATTGGCAGCAGGTAAATCAACGCTATTTGGCAGCGGCGATCGCCCGCATTCGCCAAAGTTTGCAGCGTTATATTGCCCAACAGCAAGGCACCGAACCCGAAATAGATGCAGAACCAGAGGATTTGGCGGCGATCGCTGCAACTCTGCCCACCCCACCTGCCCTCGAAAAGTTGACAGTGGCATTTCAACTGACATCGTTTGAACGCGATATCTTAGTCCTCTGTGCTGGGGTAGAACTGAGTGCCTCCCTTGGTCAACTCTGTAGTATCATTCATAGCAGTCCCCAACTCGCCTATCCCACGTTTAGCTTAACACTGGCGGCATTACCAGAATCCCATTGGAGTGCCTTAACGCCCGTTGCACCCTTGCGACGTTGGCGGTTAATCGAAGTGAGCAGCGGCGAAAGTCTGACTCAAAGCCGGATTCGCATTGATGAGCGAGTGTTGCATGATTTAGTGGGAATTTCCTATTTAGACGATCGCCTACAAGGGTGGGTTACGCCCATTTCTGTGTTAGGTCAACTGCCGCCCTCCCATCGCTCACTAGCAGAGCAAATGGCAAAACAATGGTCAGACTTTCAGGGCAGCACCCTACCTGTTATTCAACTGTGCAATCGTGAACCAGGCAACGAGAATGCGTTCAGCATCGCTGCTGCCGCCTGTGCCCCCCTTGGTCTGCAACTTTATTCGCTTGCTGCTGCCGCCATTCCCGCCGCGATCGCCGAACGCGAAGCCCTTGCCCGCCTCTGGGAACGCGAAGCCCTCCTTAACCCCAGTGTCTTGCTGATTGATTGTGCAGAACTCGATCGCACCCACCGCCCCACCGTTTTGTCCTTTGTAGAAACGCTACAAGGCATCGTGATATTAACGCGCCGAGAACCCTTGCAGCTTGCCACCCGTGGAATCATTTATCTCGACGTGAATCCACTAAGTACAACAGAACAACTAGAGCTATGGCAAACGGCTTTGGGGACTGTTGATCTCAACCTCGATCTGAACGGAGAGTTGGAAGGATTGGTAAGTCAATTTAAACTGAATCCCCTTGGTATTCAATCGGTTTGTGCATCGGTTTATTCAGAGGTTGATTCAGAAGATAGCCCACCTGAGAGCGATCGCCTTTGGGACGCCTGCCGTCAACAATCGCGATCGCGCCTCGACGATTTGGCGCAATTTATTCGAGCGATCGCCACTTGGAAAGATTTGGTCTTGCCCGATCCACAGAAGCAGCTTTTGCAGCAGATCGTGGCACAGGTGAGACAGCGAATTCGCGTCTATGAAACCTGGGAATTTGCCGTGCGTGGCTCCAATGGACTAGGGATTAGTGCGCTGTTTGCGGGAGCTAGCGGCACAGGGAAAACACTGGCAGCGGAGGTCTTAGCCCATGAGCTACGGTTAGATTTATATCGAATTGACCTGAGCCAGGTGGTGAGTAAATATATTGGCGAAACAGAGAAAAATTTACGACAGGTGTTTGATGCTGCCGAAGCCAGCGGAGCCATTTTATTATTTGATGAAGCCGATGCGCTGTTTGGTAAACGCAGCGAGGTCAAAGATTCTCACGATCGCTATGCCAACATTGAGGTAAGTTATCTGCTGCAAAAGATGGAGTCGTATCGGGGACTGGCAATTCTCACTACAAACTTAAAAAATGCGATCGACTCGGCGTTTCTTCGGCGCATTCGCTTTGTCGTGCAATTTCCCTTCCCCGACGCGGTTCAGCGTATTGCAATCTGGCGAGGGATGTTCTCCTCCAAACTGCCAACCGTTGACCTCGACTTTACCAAACTGGCACGACTGAATATCACAGGCGGCAATATCCGTAATATTGCCTTGAATGCTGCATTTCTGGCTGCCAATGATGGAGAATCATTGCAAATGAAACATCTTCTGCAAGCTGCTCAGGGCGAATATGCAAAGTTAGAAAAACCATTCACTGAAGTAGAAATGGGAGGTTGGTTACGATGA